One genomic segment of Helicobacter enhydrae includes these proteins:
- a CDS encoding autotransporter outer membrane beta-barrel domain-containing protein — MRNKGNWMRVSLALSLMLGVAVAEDKSPDLIANFGKNDTGGKGNYETAKKDTSSDAKYGTDWTGSDSNLTLKTTSLEFTFPKTPKDPPTATNLVLKDKFSFVNQTDGTANLTLKIDTSKTGGLKKFIFGETSGVLASMITIGKKINLTLGVFTDGVEFKGRTKVEADSSIATTSQVSITGGLILGENASLKLNGTNSTLTNTGSLQLSKGASLVGVSEINATPPSPQAPLDYNPSANLIIKGDAKIQVKSGSGLTIKDQKLQIDTGATLSISSIKASGVGKTAQTLSFDTANGGTSLIQGGTLNVGATFETLDAKALSLVDHKMDFATLTSLKVSNLTMQNSSIVSTSDLGVTIDASAGKPPATPTFTAKGMNKIEATKITFGAGNYKFGGGGDLDFVAKGGITFANASGVTLGIADSESFRHLGLGATSITNQGTLSISSLNLRLFADTAITWTNISTLTMSGTNVEALNADKNARQDLKIVGANASSSTIKAKTSGTISAKNLELSQLQVEVGLPTPAGTSGGSPSTLVLDTQGVGTLKLGLQNGSSDGTNPNKVSFEGKSTPTSTLRLEAESVQFGDLSFTKLNLITDAKSRAGGLSFLAENASSKLVFDTGTSIKAGDEKSYQTLTFGTLGDFQSSLEIKNGLTITASALRFQNQNIELQNGEFKLYALGAKGEGCTQECGVIGAGSGTFAFEHTKISKSNGVGVSAGATTEVKLYTQGGALLQLNGKESASGLTLDGINLTSYKNATTRTDTLNPLDLSSKSADLSILGLTALEGVTIKASGIYTQGEGGTKQRGFGIGIGVGDKNQTGQLVLTDTLDGTDTYLINGNLTLDNTKGSAEGGVVENGSSNGKTTFDIQVGTSSLKKLSDQTLGLNIAGHLTAKGEGATKSVRIKAKELTFGKESKVSVYDTTLTLETKTNSTGGSSTPLDLQGEVYLEGQTDKEAILAKGTNGGNAQGLKLHNITAKGKASISDNLTFSDSTIKVIGNGAKANNGYTLKLWDKTASATKMTDISKIELENGVLQLKSNGSGNNETDSEVLLNAGGTIISSGDSKIEVKSLKAQVSDGAKTGLYALQVKNGTLTLQESDRTETQPSPPPPPPPPSQQVGNVDSIGSLTLGDEKEQKGGHLILLKSNGSSSPTYNSFTLKGDLKSYGESSLQAQDLTLVGKLEEGTHSISSTGGELKLFKKDNTTPQSIEINADTHLGNGAIGAYSGSLENPSLIDMKFGKDVRITSYGDSSLNARVLTLRSNAISVQKGTLSLNGARDGIEAGNVFVDSGVLRINAHTRPSGNQEQASLYIAEGSSITLSARIGYVNAENPLGGGVFGKVEAKSVEFKGDSKSDAKLVNVKVNASSYLSDQDDRLFALRAGAHTIIQTEEGIKKKSYMPGGSAENLTLQDVAVSSGEFSTLKIKPILEEATFGGQKIVKNLNLSFSVSQTKALELLESVENPQAKAQLQSLITSGNNQAIIDSILTTNNALKIGLAESIASGNVTLASQALFMINQSFANLGESIYAGTQTLQALKMIRHNNYEARMARKGNPFGSKNEVASLIQEASKYHYANNDDSLLIGLLDEPQPNNPFQGELWATYDGAINANQTQNATLNGMSAGYDLILGDNQEYLLGFALSYGYGTYTTSTLTNYSHNIGLGVYTRMFFGENEIDLTLSQNIGLAHSTNKLDTIYYQINNILNQDLSYNFYSTDLSALYGYSFKVGNEESPYYLKPLGGINFSFLYNGEAQGNGVEKLGMQSMSNYRLDIVLGMEMRKYLNEHTYFYLLPFLEKSLFNDGSDANIGFANALIVPYVLPRNNAVNLGIYAGGEGNITQGFALTGGIGAKMSVDQKEVFTNWNVGLRYRF; from the coding sequence ATGAGAAACAAAGGGAATTGGATGAGGGTGAGTTTGGCGCTGAGCTTGATGCTTGGTGTGGCTGTGGCAGAGGATAAAAGTCCTGATTTGATAGCTAATTTTGGCAAAAATGATACAGGGGGGAAGGGGAATTATGAGACTGCGAAAAAAGATACGAGCAGTGATGCAAAATATGGCACCGATTGGACAGGGAGTGATAGCAATCTCACACTCAAAACCACTTCACTAGAATTCACTTTTCCCAAAACTCCAAAGGATCCTCCAACAGCCACAAATCTAGTCCTCAAAGATAAATTTAGCTTTGTCAATCAGACTGATGGAACCGCCAATCTCACTTTGAAGATTGATACTTCAAAAACTGGTGGGCTAAAAAAGTTTATCTTTGGAGAGACATCAGGCGTTTTGGCAAGTATGATCACTATAGGTAAGAAAATCAATCTAACCTTGGGTGTTTTTACTGATGGCGTGGAGTTCAAAGGACGCACAAAGGTAGAGGCAGATTCTTCTATCGCTACGACTTCGCAAGTGAGTATCACTGGAGGATTGATCCTCGGAGAGAACGCAAGTTTGAAGCTTAATGGCACAAACTCCACTTTGACAAACACAGGGAGTTTGCAACTCTCCAAAGGTGCCTCTCTGGTGGGCGTGAGTGAAATCAATGCAACTCCACCTAGCCCACAAGCTCCGTTGGACTACAACCCTTCAGCCAATCTCATAATCAAAGGAGATGCAAAGATCCAAGTAAAAAGCGGTAGTGGTCTCACAATCAAAGATCAAAAGCTACAGATTGATACTGGTGCGACTTTGAGCATTTCAAGTATAAAGGCAAGTGGGGTGGGGAAAACTGCACAAACTCTAAGCTTTGATACAGCAAATGGTGGCACTTCTCTTATCCAAGGTGGCACGCTCAATGTAGGGGCGACTTTTGAGACTTTGGATGCTAAGGCATTGAGCCTTGTGGATCACAAAATGGATTTTGCCACCTTGACATCGCTCAAAGTGAGCAACCTCACAATGCAAAATAGTAGCATTGTGAGCACGAGTGATCTTGGGGTGACTATAGACGCAAGTGCTGGGAAACCACCTGCAACCCCTACTTTCACCGCCAAAGGAATGAACAAGATTGAAGCTACAAAAATCACCTTTGGTGCAGGGAATTACAAATTTGGAGGTGGTGGGGATTTGGATTTTGTCGCTAAGGGGGGTATCACTTTTGCAAATGCTTCAGGGGTGACTCTTGGGATTGCTGATAGCGAGAGTTTTAGACATTTAGGGCTAGGTGCGACAAGTATCACAAATCAAGGCACTTTGAGCATTTCTAGTCTCAATCTTAGACTTTTTGCTGACACAGCAATCACTTGGACAAACATCTCTACTTTGACTATGAGTGGCACGAATGTTGAGGCTTTGAACGCTGATAAGAATGCAAGACAGGATCTAAAGATTGTCGGTGCTAATGCTAGCTCTAGCACGATAAAAGCTAAAACAAGCGGGACAATCTCGGCTAAAAATCTAGAATTGAGCCAACTGCAAGTTGAAGTGGGTTTGCCTACTCCTGCAGGCACCTCAGGTGGTTCGCCTAGCACGCTCGTTCTAGACACTCAAGGCGTAGGGACACTCAAACTCGGTCTCCAAAATGGTAGCAGTGATGGCACCAATCCCAACAAAGTCAGCTTCGAGGGCAAAAGCACACCAACTTCCACGCTCAGACTAGAAGCAGAATCTGTGCAGTTTGGAGATCTTTCATTCACAAAGCTCAATCTCATCACTGATGCCAAAAGCAGAGCAGGGGGATTGAGCTTCTTGGCTGAAAATGCAAGTTCTAAACTTGTTTTTGACACTGGGACAAGTATCAAAGCAGGGGATGAAAAGAGCTATCAAACATTGACTTTTGGCACATTGGGCGATTTCCAATCCTCTCTTGAGATAAAAAATGGCTTGACTATCACAGCTTCGGCTTTGAGATTCCAAAATCAAAATATAGAGTTACAAAACGGAGAATTTAAACTCTATGCACTCGGAGCAAAGGGAGAGGGTTGCACTCAAGAATGCGGGGTGATTGGGGCAGGAAGTGGGACTTTTGCTTTTGAACACACCAAGATCAGCAAAAGCAATGGTGTCGGTGTTAGTGCGGGTGCTACTACCGAAGTGAAACTCTATACTCAAGGGGGGGCGTTGTTGCAACTCAATGGCAAAGAGAGTGCTTCAGGTCTGACACTTGATGGGATCAATCTCACTTCTTATAAGAACGCTACTACTAGGACAGATACACTCAACCCTTTGGATCTCTCAAGCAAGAGTGCTGATCTGTCCATACTGGGATTGACTGCACTTGAGGGTGTGACAATCAAGGCAAGTGGTATCTATACGCAAGGTGAGGGGGGGACCAAGCAAAGGGGGTTTGGCATAGGGATCGGCGTGGGGGATAAAAACCAAACTGGGCAGTTAGTCCTTACAGACACATTGGATGGCACAGACACTTATCTCATCAATGGCAATCTCACTTTGGACAACACAAAGGGAAGTGCTGAGGGTGGAGTTGTTGAAAATGGAAGCTCAAATGGCAAAACAACTTTTGATATTCAAGTGGGGACAAGTAGTCTTAAAAAGCTAAGTGATCAAACATTGGGGCTCAATATCGCAGGACACCTCACCGCAAAGGGTGAAGGTGCGACCAAGAGTGTTAGGATCAAGGCAAAAGAATTGACCTTTGGCAAAGAATCCAAAGTGAGCGTTTATGACACAACCCTAACGCTAGAAACAAAAACAAATAGCACAGGTGGATCAAGCACTCCTCTTGATCTGCAAGGAGAAGTCTATCTAGAGGGACAAACTGACAAAGAAGCGATTTTGGCAAAAGGCACTAATGGTGGCAATGCACAAGGGCTAAAGCTCCACAATATCACCGCCAAAGGCAAGGCAAGCATATCAGATAATCTCACTTTTTCTGATTCGACAATCAAAGTGATCGGCAATGGAGCAAAAGCCAATAACGGCTATACACTTAAACTTTGGGATAAGACTGCTTCTGCTACAAAGATGACAGATATTTCTAAGATTGAGCTAGAAAATGGAGTATTGCAACTCAAAAGCAATGGTAGTGGCAATAACGAGACAGATAGCGAAGTGTTGCTGAATGCTGGGGGGACTATCATTTCCTCTGGGGATTCCAAAATCGAAGTGAAATCCCTCAAAGCTCAAGTGAGTGATGGGGCAAAAACAGGGCTTTATGCACTTCAAGTCAAAAACGGCACTTTGACTTTGCAAGAATCGGATCGCACAGAAACTCAACCCTCACCACCGCCACCCCCGCCACCACCCTCACAACAAGTAGGCAATGTGGATTCTATAGGCAGTCTCACTTTGGGCGATGAAAAAGAGCAAAAAGGCGGACATTTGATTTTGTTGAAATCAAATGGTAGCAGTAGCCCCACTTACAACAGCTTCACGCTTAAGGGCGATCTGAAATCTTATGGAGAATCAAGTCTGCAAGCACAGGATCTCACACTGGTAGGCAAGCTAGAAGAGGGCACGCATTCTATCTCAAGCACTGGCGGGGAACTGAAGTTGTTCAAAAAAGATAACACTACACCACAAAGCATAGAAATCAACGCCGATACACATCTTGGCAATGGTGCGATTGGTGCGTATAGTGGAAGTTTGGAAAATCCCTCATTGATTGATATGAAGTTTGGCAAAGATGTGAGGATCACAAGCTATGGGGATTCAAGTCTCAATGCTAGAGTGCTGACTTTGCGATCCAATGCTATCAGCGTGCAAAAAGGCACTCTCTCGCTCAATGGCGCGCGTGATGGGATCGAGGCGGGCAATGTGTTTGTCGATAGTGGGGTGCTAAGGATCAATGCACACACACGCCCCTCTGGAAATCAAGAACAGGCTTCTTTGTATATCGCAGAGGGAAGCTCGATCACGCTTAGTGCGCGTATCGGCTATGTCAATGCAGAGAATCCTCTGGGGGGTGGTGTCTTTGGAAAAGTGGAAGCAAAGAGCGTGGAATTCAAAGGGGATAGCAAATCTGATGCCAAGCTTGTCAATGTCAAAGTCAATGCGTCAAGCTATTTGAGCGATCAGGATGATCGATTGTTTGCCTTGAGGGCGGGGGCACATACAATCATCCAAACAGAAGAGGGGATCAAGAAAAAAAGCTATATGCCCGGCGGAAGTGCGGAAAATCTCACATTGCAAGATGTCGCAGTCTCAAGTGGGGAGTTTAGCACGCTCAAAATTAAGCCAATCCTAGAAGAAGCGACTTTTGGGGGGCAAAAGATCGTCAAAAATCTCAATCTCTCTTTCTCCGTCTCCCAAACCAAAGCCCTAGAACTCCTAGAGAGTGTAGAAAACCCCCAAGCCAAAGCACAGCTCCAATCTCTCATCACTTCAGGCAACAATCAAGCAATCATTGATTCTATCCTTACAACCAACAATGCCCTCAAGATAGGACTTGCAGAGAGTATCGCTAGTGGAAATGTGACCCTTGCCTCTCAAGCACTCTTTATGATCAATCAATCTTTTGCAAATCTAGGAGAGAGTATTTATGCAGGGACTCAAACCCTCCAAGCCCTCAAGATGATACGACACAATAACTATGAAGCAAGAATGGCAAGAAAAGGCAATCCTTTTGGCTCCAAAAACGAAGTTGCCTCCCTTATCCAAGAAGCTTCCAAATACCACTATGCCAACAATGATGATAGCCTCCTTATCGGACTACTGGATGAACCACAACCCAACAACCCTTTTCAAGGAGAACTTTGGGCAACCTATGATGGAGCCATCAATGCCAACCAAACACAAAACGCCACACTCAATGGAATGAGTGCAGGTTATGATTTGATTTTGGGAGATAATCAAGAATACCTCCTAGGCTTTGCCCTAAGCTATGGCTATGGCACCTATACCACTTCCACATTGACAAACTATTCTCACAATATAGGTTTGGGAGTTTATACAAGAATGTTTTTTGGAGAAAATGAAATCGATCTCACCCTCTCTCAAAACATCGGACTTGCACACTCTACAAACAAGCTTGATACGATTTATTATCAAATCAACAACATTCTCAATCAAGATTTATCTTATAACTTCTATTCTACAGACTTAAGTGCTCTCTATGGATATAGCTTCAAAGTAGGAAATGAAGAAAGCCCTTATTATCTCAAACCATTAGGAGGGATCAATTTCTCTTTCCTTTACAATGGTGAAGCACAAGGCAATGGTGTAGAAAAACTAGGAATGCAATCAATGAGCAACTATCGCCTTGATATTGTCCTAGGAATGGAAATGCGTAAATATCTCAATGAGCACACTTATTTCTATCTCCTCCCATTCCTTGAAAAATCGTTGTTCAATGATGGAAGTGATGCAAACATTGGATTTGCCAATGCTCTCATAGTCCCTTATGTTTTACCAAGAAACAATGCAGTCAATCTAGGAATCTATGCAGGAGGAGAAGGCAATATCACTCAAGGCTTTGCTCTCACAGGAGGCATAGGAGCCAAAATGTCAGTGGATCAAAAAGAAGTATTCACAAACTGGAATGTTGGATTGAGGTATAGGTTTTAA
- a CDS encoding autotransporter outer membrane beta-barrel domain-containing protein produces the protein MRVRLSVALSGILCASLLSVEATTLVADFGSNASGGKGNYASVTKNGSSPSTQATFGTDWTGSDSFLKLQTDNLTFTFPKTSQTGATTPTTLTLKDGFKIQRSGGGTVTFTIKKEQEPQTLTTFAFGQTPGASSVLLGEYITLTLDGFTKSQIVSGLVLQRDSHFKGVGDLENNGTITLQKDTSLEGVKSITSTSRGKIILEKGITATISGAEEGSAGGTGTLTMLKQDISIGDNATLKINMPKVAKPAQSPAPNGKTLILKLTDGTSSRGEGESYGVTFKGGKDSKITLEDFTALETQSASFENITLNSKLATLKNTKLALTSTTLASENALTIQAGSASTFVLTGENTINAKTIQVKGTHSFEGKGVLKLQGEVVTFGEEGQSSQKAEITTISSTGAREQNKPKLQILGKLQTKNLKISNLDVEILSDKSTPWENKNLVLNGGTITAKTNDTKKLSTLEISNEAKNTSYGTISVTGDTTLKGSDIGIYGQTITLGNGSRTPTPPKLTLEAEGTITLGKQDTKPKARGAQDTQTKDGKVTISGNTSEKLELKSRKVVFGDLTLNKLNVTITSPDFDWAVISGADASSTLTLGEASNGGPLTITTQHSKDKSSVFQALSFESAETSTIKVDGDTSIKASKLGFSQQDVKITSGKALSLYALGVSGGEPIGEFNFKNTSISNSSATNSSLKLYAKEKAKLFANNLTLENIQVSVLKSSDASGTGRTDTKAKLDLSSGGTLNALGAVTIEAGGIYSGENQGFGLGINVGNSTKTGTLILKSGESGTEFRIDGSLTIDNTAKGKSVKTDTDSSFDVELNGKKLSDHQVALNVGGVLRGIGTSTNVVTIKAQNFTFGEHSRVEAINTALYLDEGSASTNNSPIDLKGIVYLSSADSNEAQIKSKKANNGGNGLKIKHLISQGKARIEDKLTFDNANLEIFSNGNAKTLTLKNTDTASSNKVSGVSNISLHNADLIINNGGSNAELEMTAGGSILSQGDSSIQANKVSVASSGTYTLQVKNGTLTLQESTPTGNAIGDLTLGDEKGQQGGHLILQKSNGSGNATHNSFTLNGNLKSYGDTSITASGFTLNNGTSRTNQTKTISINNGELKFIKGGTTRANAGDTLTIGADVKLNAGSLSHYKTSSTLGNITLNSGVSITSQGNSAIKAGTLTLASNDINVGNGELQLIGSVASTSLSTTTATAHTIGDLKVQNQGVFKTLDGNGSRTAIKLASGKAITLSAEVGYVNAVRPIGKGVFGKVEAKSIEFEGSGKLINITLDTPKETKDDRLFALRAGDIVLIDTEDGIKKAKPSAPGGAGARTPTEKITLEDISVNTGRFHTLTLTPKLIEDTQKQFVQKLALGLSVSQTKALELLESVENPQAKAQLQSLITSGNNQAIIDSILTTNNALKIGLAESIASGNVTLASQALFMINQSFANLGESIYAGTQTLQALKMIRHNNYEARMARKGNPFNSKNEVASLIQEASKYHYANNDDSLLIGLLDEPQPNNPFQGELWATYDGAINANQTQNATLNGMSAGYDLILGDNQEYLLGFALSYGYGTYTTSTLTNYSHNIGLGVYTRMFFGENEIDLTLSQNIGLAHSTNKLDTIYYQINNILNQDLSYNFYSTDLSALYGYSFKVGNEESPYYLKPLGGINFSFLYNGEAQGNGVEKLGMQSMSNYRLDIVLGMEMRKYLNEHTYFYLLPFLEKSLFNDGSDANIGFANALIVPYVLPRNNAVNLGIYAGGEGNITQGFALTGGIGAKMSVDQKEVFTNWNVGLRYRF, from the coding sequence GTGAGAGTGAGATTGAGTGTGGCTTTGAGTGGCATTTTGTGTGCTTCATTGTTATCAGTAGAGGCTACAACACTTGTTGCAGACTTCGGGAGCAATGCAAGTGGGGGTAAGGGCAACTATGCAAGTGTCACAAAAAATGGAAGCTCACCCTCAACACAAGCCACATTTGGCACAGACTGGACAGGGAGCGATAGCTTCCTAAAGCTTCAAACTGATAATCTCACTTTTACTTTCCCCAAAACTTCCCAAACAGGTGCTACTACTCCGACAACTTTAACCCTCAAAGATGGCTTCAAGATTCAAAGAAGTGGTGGTGGCACGGTGACTTTCACAATCAAAAAGGAACAAGAGCCTCAAACTCTAACCACCTTTGCCTTTGGTCAAACTCCCGGTGCTTCCTCAGTGCTTTTGGGAGAGTATATCACCCTCACGCTTGATGGATTTACAAAAAGCCAAATCGTGAGTGGATTGGTTTTGCAAAGAGATAGCCATTTCAAAGGCGTGGGGGATTTGGAAAACAACGGCACGATCACCTTGCAAAAAGATACAAGTCTAGAGGGGGTGAAAAGTATCACAAGCACTTCTAGAGGCAAAATCATACTTGAGAAAGGTATAACAGCCACAATCAGCGGGGCAGAAGAGGGGAGTGCAGGTGGCACAGGCACATTGACAATGCTAAAGCAAGACATCTCTATCGGAGACAATGCAACGCTCAAGATCAATATGCCCAAAGTAGCAAAACCTGCACAATCTCCTGCACCAAATGGAAAAACCCTTATTTTGAAATTGACAGATGGAACTTCTAGCAGAGGTGAGGGTGAGTCCTATGGCGTGACTTTCAAAGGTGGCAAAGACTCAAAAATCACTTTGGAAGATTTTACGGCTTTGGAAACCCAAAGTGCGAGTTTTGAGAATATTACCCTAAACTCCAAGCTCGCTACTCTCAAAAACACCAAACTAGCATTGACTTCCACAACACTTGCAAGTGAAAATGCTCTGACTATTCAAGCAGGTAGTGCCTCCACCTTTGTGCTCACAGGTGAGAATACGATCAATGCCAAAACGATACAGGTGAAAGGAACGCATAGTTTCGAGGGCAAGGGGGTGCTGAAGCTACAGGGTGAAGTAGTGACATTTGGAGAAGAGGGGCAAAGTAGCCAAAAAGCAGAAATCACGACTATTTCATCTACTGGAGCTAGAGAGCAAAACAAGCCAAAGCTTCAAATCTTGGGCAAATTGCAAACCAAAAATCTCAAAATCTCAAATCTTGATGTAGAGATCCTATCAGACAAATCTACGCCTTGGGAAAACAAGAATCTCGTGCTAAATGGTGGGACAATCACAGCCAAAACAAATGACACCAAAAAGCTCTCAACGCTTGAGATCAGCAATGAAGCCAAAAATACTAGCTACGGCACGATAAGCGTGACAGGTGACACCACTCTCAAAGGGAGTGATATAGGAATCTATGGGCAAACGATTACTTTGGGAAATGGTAGTCGCACTCCTACTCCTCCTAAGCTCACATTGGAGGCAGAGGGAACGATCACGCTTGGCAAACAAGACACAAAACCAAAAGCTCGTGGGGCACAAGACACTCAAACCAAAGATGGCAAGGTGACAATCAGTGGAAACACATCAGAAAAACTAGAGCTCAAAAGTCGCAAAGTGGTTTTTGGAGATTTGACACTAAATAAGCTAAATGTCACGATCACAAGCCCTGATTTTGATTGGGCAGTCATCAGTGGTGCTGATGCGAGCTCCACCCTCACTCTTGGCGAGGCAAGCAATGGTGGTCCCCTAACAATCACAACGCAACACTCCAAAGACAAAAGCAGTGTTTTCCAAGCCCTTTCATTTGAGAGTGCAGAAACTAGCACTATCAAGGTTGATGGAGATACGAGTATCAAGGCTTCCAAACTTGGATTTTCACAGCAGGATGTCAAGATAACAAGTGGCAAAGCACTTAGCCTTTATGCGTTGGGGGTCAGTGGTGGGGAGCCGATCGGTGAGTTCAACTTCAAAAACACTTCTATCAGTAATAGCAGTGCAACAAACTCAAGCCTCAAACTCTATGCCAAAGAAAAAGCCAAACTTTTTGCAAACAATCTTACGCTAGAAAATATCCAAGTTAGTGTTTTGAAATCAAGTGACGCAAGTGGCACAGGTCGCACAGACACAAAGGCAAAGCTTGATTTATCAAGTGGTGGGACTTTGAACGCATTGGGTGCAGTGACTATAGAAGCTGGTGGGATATATAGTGGAGAGAATCAAGGGTTCGGACTAGGGATCAATGTGGGGAATAGCACCAAAACAGGGACACTTATACTAAAAAGTGGAGAAAGTGGCACTGAATTTAGAATCGATGGGAGTTTAACGATTGATAATACTGCCAAGGGCAAGAGTGTCAAGACTGATACAGATAGCAGTTTTGATGTGGAGCTAAACGGCAAAAAATTAAGCGATCATCAAGTGGCTTTAAATGTAGGGGGCGTGTTGAGAGGGATTGGCACAAGCACAAATGTAGTAACTATCAAAGCTCAAAATTTCACATTTGGAGAGCATTCAAGAGTAGAGGCGATCAATACTGCTTTGTATCTTGATGAGGGGAGTGCAAGCACAAATAATAGTCCTATCGATTTGAAAGGCATTGTGTATCTAAGCAGTGCCGATTCTAATGAAGCTCAAATCAAAAGCAAAAAAGCAAACAATGGTGGCAATGGATTAAAAATCAAACATCTTATCTCTCAAGGCAAAGCGAGAATTGAGGATAAGCTAACATTTGATAATGCAAATCTTGAAATCTTTAGCAATGGAAATGCCAAAACTCTGACTTTGAAAAACACTGATACTGCTTCTAGCAATAAAGTTTCAGGAGTTTCAAATATCTCTTTGCACAATGCAGACTTAATCATCAATAATGGTGGTAGTAATGCAGAGCTTGAAATGACAGCAGGTGGATCTATCCTCTCGCAAGGGGATTCAAGTATCCAAGCAAACAAGGTAAGCGTAGCGAGTAGTGGCACTTACACACTTCAAGTCAAAAACGGCACTCTGACTTTGCAAGAATCCACTCCAACTGGCAATGCGATAGGCGATCTCACTTTGGGCGATGAGAAGGGACAACAAGGCGGACATTTGATTTTGCAAAAATCAAATGGTAGTGGCAACGCTACTCACAACAGCTTCACACTCAATGGCAATCTGAAATCTTATGGCGACACTTCAATCACCGCTTCAGGCTTCACCCTCAATAATGGGACAAGTAGAACGAATCAAACCAAAACAATTTCAATCAATAATGGAGAATTGAAGTTCATCAAAGGTGGCACCACTAGAGCGAATGCTGGTGATACGCTAACGATTGGGGCAGATGTTAAGCTCAATGCAGGAAGCTTGAGTCATTACAAAACTTCTAGCACCCTTGGCAACATCACTTTGAATAGCGGAGTGAGTATCACAAGTCAAGGTAATTCTGCAATCAAAGCAGGGACTTTGACACTCGCCTCCAATGACATCAATGTCGGCAATGGAGAGTTGCAACTGATTGGGAGCGTGGCTTCTACAAGTCTATCCACCACGACTGCCACAGCACATACGATCGGAGATCTCAAAGTGCAGAATCAAGGGGTTTTCAAGACTTTGGATGGCAATGGATCACGCACGGCGATCAAACTCGCTTCAGGCAAAGCCATCACCCTAAGTGCTGAAGTGGGCTATGTCAATGCGGTGCGTCCGATCGGCAAAGGTGTCTTTGGAAAAGTGGAAGCAAAGAGCATAGAGTTTGAGGGAAGTGGCAAACTAATCAACATCACGCTTGACACCCCCAAAGAAACCAAAGATGATCGATTGTTTGCTTTGAGGGCGGGGGACATCGTTTTGATCGATACAGAGGACGGGATCAAAAAAGCAAAGCCAAGCGCACCGGGTGGAGCAGGTGCTAGGACTCCAACAGAAAAGATCACCCTAGAGGATATTAGCGTCAATACAGGGCGATTCCATACGCTCACTTTGACTCCCAAACTCATCGAGGATACACAAAAGCAGTTTGTCCAAAAACTAGCTTTGGGTCTCTCCGTCTCCCAAACCAAAGCCCTAGAGCTCCTAGAGAGTGTAGAAAACCCCCAAGCCAAAGCACAACTCCAATCTCTCATCACTTCAGGCAACAATCAAGCAATCATTGATTCTATCCTTACAACCAACAATGCCCTCAAGATAGGACTTGCAGAGAGTATCGCTAGTGGAAATGTGACCCTTGCCTCTCAAGCACTCTTTATGATCAATCAATCTTTTGCAAATCTAGGAGAGAGCATTTATGCAGGGACTCAAACCCTCCAAGCCCTCAAGATGATACGACACAATAACTATGAAGCAAGAATGGCAAGAAAAGGCAATCCTTTTAACTCCAAAAACGAAGTTGCCTCCCTTATCCAAGAAGCTTCCAAATACCACTATGCCAACAATGATGATAGCCTCCTTATCGGACTACTGGATGAACCACAACCCAACAACCCTTTTCAAGGAGAACTTTGGGCAACCTATGATGGAGCCATCAATGCCAACCAAACACAAAACGCCACACTCAATGGAATGAGTGCAGGTTATGATTTGATTTTGGGAGATAATCAAGAATACCTCCTAGGCTTTGCCCTAAGCTATGGCTATGGCACCTATACCACTTCCACATTGACAAACTATTCTCACAATATAGGTTTGGGAGTTTATACAAGAATGTTTTTTGGAGAAAATGAAATCGATCTCACCCTCTCTCAAAACATCGGACTTGCACACTCTACAAACAAGCTTGATACGATTTATTATCAAATCAACAACATTCTCAATCAAGATTTATCTTATAACTTCTATTCTACAGACTTAAGTGCTCTCTATGGATATAGCTTCAAAGTAGGAAATGAAGAAAGCCCTTATTATCTCAAACCATTAGGAGGGATCAATTTCTCTTTCCTTTACAATGGTGAAGCACAAGGCAATGGTGTAGAAAAACTAGGAATGCAATCAATGAGCAACTATCGCCTTGATATTGTCCTAGGAATGGAAATGCGTAAATATCTCAATGAGCACACTTATTTCTATCTCCTCCCATTCCTTGAAAAATCGTTGTTCAATGATGGAAGTGATGCAAACATTGGATTTGCCAATGCTCTCATAGTCCCTTATGTTTTACCAAGAAACAATGCAGTCAATCTAGGAATCTATGCAGGAGGAGAAGGCAATATCACTCAAGGCTTTGCTCTCACAGGAGGCATAGGAGCCAAAATGTCAGTGGATCAAAAAGAAGTATTCACAAACTGGAATGTTGGATTGAGGTATAGGTTTTGA